A window from Vulcanimicrobium alpinum encodes these proteins:
- a CDS encoding M16 family metallopeptidase, with protein MIRVRTLVCAALAAALAAAPFAPVRAQSPQPAAQVDVTRATLPNGMEVVVLRDTLAPVVATWMNYRVGADDEPITGLAHAQEHMLFRGSKTLTASQFADTTAITGGNFNADTQNEITQYFFEMPSQYLNIALNLERSRATGALDDQKLWDQERGAITQEVTGDNSSATYRLYAKTVEHMFAGTPYADVGLGTVASFKQIQAPDLKAFYAKWYHPNNAIYVIAGNVDPQATIAKVRALYADVPSAPLPPRKPVRLAAPTALTLRDNSSDPITVAFVAYRVPGYTSPDYFASEILNDVLNSQRGALFELQASGKALGTFAQSQTYPEAGLSLVGSAVPVATSGDTAVTDIKNVIENYKKNGLPADLVEVAKQREVAQAQFALNSISNLASTWSQTLAIEHRTPDEDLAGLQKVTLDDVNRVLRTWYDNTTATVAIATPKEAAGSAFGAKVGEDNTVIPTEHTALPAFARNVLKQLRVPEQTIAPVQQTLPNGLKLVVVPTKLTPTVTLRGVVAGNPGVQEPPGKDGLSGIVDGLFAYGTATYDRIAFQTELDKIAATESAGRSFSLDVLSSAFDRGVALLADNELHPAFPADAFAIVKQQTAGSLAGQLKSPDYKAQRALVNALYPAGDPSRRAATPQTVGAVALDDVKSYYAAAFRPDLTTIVVVGDVTPEHARAAVDGAFGAWKATGPTPDLYPKAVPANKPARAVIPATGRIQADVRLGETIALGYNDPDYPLLDLANTVLTGGFYASLLFHDLRELHGYVYTVGSTFNAGRNRSTFFVNYGCDPQNIDRAARLVVDDLRSLQSKPIDAGRLIKAKALVLGQLPVSQESTGQLASGILEYVSTGRSPDQDRIEARAQLAASAAAVRAALKRWIRPDGFVRVVQGPAK; from the coding sequence ATGATCCGCGTCCGTACCCTCGTCTGCGCCGCGCTCGCCGCCGCGCTTGCCGCCGCCCCGTTCGCGCCGGTGCGCGCGCAGTCGCCCCAGCCCGCCGCGCAGGTCGACGTCACCCGCGCGACCCTCCCCAACGGGATGGAAGTGGTCGTGCTGCGCGATACGCTCGCGCCGGTCGTCGCGACCTGGATGAACTACCGCGTCGGCGCCGACGACGAGCCGATCACCGGGCTCGCGCACGCGCAGGAGCACATGCTCTTCCGCGGCAGCAAAACGCTGACGGCCTCGCAATTCGCCGACACCACGGCGATCACCGGCGGCAACTTCAACGCCGACACGCAGAACGAGATCACCCAGTACTTCTTCGAGATGCCGTCGCAGTATCTCAACATCGCGCTCAACCTCGAGCGCTCGCGCGCGACGGGCGCGCTCGACGATCAGAAGCTGTGGGATCAGGAACGCGGCGCGATCACGCAGGAGGTCACCGGCGACAACTCCAGCGCAACCTATCGTCTCTACGCGAAGACCGTCGAGCACATGTTCGCGGGCACTCCGTACGCCGACGTCGGGCTCGGGACGGTCGCCAGCTTCAAGCAGATTCAGGCGCCCGACCTCAAGGCGTTCTACGCGAAGTGGTACCACCCCAACAACGCGATCTACGTGATCGCCGGAAACGTCGACCCGCAGGCGACGATCGCCAAGGTCCGCGCGCTGTACGCCGACGTTCCGTCGGCGCCGCTGCCGCCGCGCAAGCCGGTGCGCCTCGCAGCGCCGACCGCGCTCACCCTGCGCGACAACAGCTCCGATCCGATCACCGTCGCGTTCGTCGCGTATCGCGTCCCGGGCTACACCAGCCCCGACTACTTCGCGTCGGAGATCCTCAACGACGTGCTCAATAGCCAGCGCGGCGCGCTCTTCGAACTGCAGGCGAGCGGGAAGGCGCTGGGAACGTTCGCGCAGTCGCAGACCTACCCCGAAGCCGGACTCTCACTGGTCGGCTCGGCGGTTCCGGTCGCGACGAGCGGCGACACCGCCGTCACGGACATCAAGAACGTCATCGAGAACTACAAGAAGAACGGCTTGCCGGCCGATCTCGTCGAGGTCGCCAAACAGCGCGAGGTCGCGCAGGCGCAGTTTGCGCTCAACTCGATCAGCAACCTCGCATCGACGTGGAGCCAGACGCTCGCGATCGAACACCGCACGCCCGACGAGGACCTCGCCGGCCTGCAGAAGGTGACGCTCGACGACGTCAACCGCGTCCTGCGCACGTGGTACGATAATACCACCGCGACGGTTGCGATCGCGACGCCGAAGGAAGCCGCGGGCTCGGCGTTCGGCGCGAAGGTCGGCGAAGACAACACGGTGATCCCGACCGAGCACACCGCGCTGCCGGCATTCGCGCGCAACGTCCTCAAGCAGCTGCGCGTGCCGGAGCAGACGATTGCGCCGGTCCAACAGACGCTTCCGAACGGGCTCAAGCTCGTCGTCGTCCCGACGAAGCTGACGCCGACGGTCACCTTGCGCGGCGTCGTTGCCGGGAATCCCGGCGTGCAGGAACCGCCCGGGAAAGATGGGTTGAGCGGGATCGTCGACGGCCTCTTCGCGTACGGCACCGCGACGTACGACCGCATCGCGTTCCAAACCGAGCTCGATAAGATCGCCGCGACGGAGAGCGCCGGACGCAGCTTCTCGCTCGACGTGCTCTCGAGCGCGTTCGACCGCGGCGTCGCCCTGCTCGCCGACAACGAACTCCATCCCGCATTTCCGGCCGATGCGTTCGCGATCGTGAAGCAGCAGACGGCCGGATCGCTGGCGGGTCAGCTCAAAAGCCCCGATTACAAGGCGCAGCGCGCGCTCGTGAACGCGCTCTACCCGGCCGGCGATCCGTCACGGCGAGCGGCGACGCCGCAGACCGTCGGGGCGGTCGCGCTCGACGACGTGAAGTCGTATTACGCCGCCGCGTTCCGGCCCGACCTCACGACGATCGTGGTCGTCGGCGACGTGACGCCGGAGCACGCGCGCGCGGCCGTTGACGGCGCGTTCGGCGCCTGGAAAGCGACCGGCCCGACGCCCGATCTCTATCCGAAAGCGGTGCCGGCGAACAAGCCCGCGCGCGCGGTGATCCCGGCGACGGGGCGGATCCAGGCCGACGTCCGCCTCGGCGAGACGATCGCGCTCGGGTACAACGACCCCGATTATCCGCTGCTCGATCTCGCGAACACCGTACTCACCGGCGGCTTCTACGCCTCGCTGCTCTTCCACGATTTGCGCGAACTGCACGGCTACGTGTATACGGTCGGCTCGACGTTCAACGCCGGGCGCAACCGCAGCACGTTCTTCGTCAATTACGGATGCGATCCGCAGAACATCGACCGCGCCGCGCGGCTCGTGGTCGACGATCTGCGCAGCCTGCAGTCGAAGCCGATCGATGCCGGGCGCCTGATCAAGGCGAAGGCGCTCGTGCTCGGTCAACTCCCGGTGAGTCAGGAGTCCACCGGTCAGCTCGCTTCCGGGATCCTCGAGTACGTCTCGACCGGACGGTCGCCCGATCAGGACCGGATCGAAGCGCGGGCGCAGCTGGCGGCGTCGGCCGCTGCCGTCCGCGCGGCGCTCAAACGCTGGATCCGCCCCGACGGCTTCGTGCGCGTCGTCCAGGGCCCGGCAAAGTAA
- a CDS encoding Crp/Fnr family transcriptional regulator, with translation MSGLGAAIETLAALRKERPVDDDANKVWYLRQNRLFAEATEEGIVEHQHLFTMCEMSRGTLVFDVGNSERVIYFVKRGAVRIVRQTPDGKDVTVALLGPGDLFGEESLFDRKERTTHAVVVEDALLCTSRADDLFTLLSRDPALALNVAKVLSERLGDAQSTMEDLAYAKVGDRIEHVLRRLATEHGVPIKGGLRIDVRLTHADIASLVGSTRETVSVEIGKLIDAGRLSLDGRSFVIPREMLS, from the coding sequence ATGAGCGGACTCGGTGCGGCGATCGAAACGCTTGCCGCACTCCGGAAAGAACGGCCCGTGGACGACGACGCCAACAAGGTGTGGTACCTGCGTCAAAACCGCCTCTTCGCCGAAGCGACGGAAGAGGGGATCGTGGAACACCAGCACCTCTTCACGATGTGCGAGATGTCCCGCGGCACCCTCGTGTTCGACGTCGGCAACTCCGAGCGCGTGATCTACTTCGTCAAGCGCGGCGCGGTGCGCATCGTGCGCCAGACGCCCGACGGCAAAGACGTGACAGTCGCGCTGCTCGGCCCGGGTGACCTGTTCGGCGAAGAGAGCCTGTTCGACCGCAAGGAACGCACGACGCACGCCGTCGTCGTCGAGGACGCGCTGCTGTGCACCTCGCGCGCCGACGACCTGTTTACACTGCTCTCGCGCGACCCGGCGCTCGCGCTCAACGTCGCCAAGGTGCTCAGCGAGCGGCTCGGCGATGCGCAGTCGACGATGGAAGACCTCGCCTACGCGAAGGTCGGCGACCGCATCGAGCACGTGCTGCGGCGGCTCGCGACCGAACACGGCGTGCCGATCAAAGGCGGCCTGCGGATCGACGTGCGTCTCACCCACGCCGACATCGCTTCCTTGGTCGGGAGTACGCGAGAAACCGTCAGCGTCGAGATCGGTAAGCTGATCGACGCCGGCCGCCTCAGCCTCGACGGACGTTCGTTCGTCATCCCTCGGGAGATGCTCTCATGA
- a CDS encoding thioredoxin-like domain-containing protein, translating into MIVPLLLAAATSLAPVLSAGSWANAAGPPPTENRVTIVDVFTFSCINCKHVTPELQRLRASYPSRELAIVGVHAPETAEEHVHANVVQALRAQDITWPVRFDDGFGVWNAYGVNAWPTQLVFDRHGRLRATYVGEGYDAELERTVKSLIAERT; encoded by the coding sequence ATGATCGTTCCGCTGCTGCTCGCCGCCGCGACCTCTCTCGCGCCCGTGCTCTCCGCCGGGAGCTGGGCCAACGCTGCCGGCCCGCCGCCGACCGAGAACCGTGTCACGATCGTCGACGTGTTCACCTTCAGCTGCATCAACTGCAAGCACGTCACGCCCGAACTGCAGCGCCTGCGAGCGTCGTACCCGTCGCGCGAACTTGCGATCGTCGGCGTGCACGCGCCGGAGACCGCCGAAGAGCACGTCCACGCGAACGTCGTGCAGGCCCTGCGGGCGCAGGACATCACCTGGCCGGTGCGCTTCGACGACGGCTTCGGGGTATGGAATGCGTACGGCGTCAATGCCTGGCCGACGCAGCTCGTGTTCGACCGTCACGGCCGCCTGCGCGCGACCTACGTCGGCGAAGGCTACGACGCCGAACTGGAGCGCACCGTGAAGTCGCTTATCGCCGAGCGAACGTGA
- a CDS encoding cytochrome b/b6 domain-containing protein, producing MSGERVYRHGVAERVTHWLWALAMLVLVMSGLQIFNAAPYLDASDKSNPQRRVLAIDAEMRNGVPVGTTRVFGLTFNTTHLLGYTNDGMNGESPRAFPAWLTLPGPQDLADGRRWHLFFAWALFVALVVYLISAAMRGTLRELVLRPSDLPKLLPMQAYYFRLRREPPPHGTYNPLQKAAYTVVLFVFFPLIIVTGLALSPGVDAAMPWLTPLLGGRQFARAWHFVLMALLVGYFATHMVLVLSTGLWNNMVSMITGWYRLKDHDGVGP from the coding sequence GTGAGCGGAGAGCGAGTCTATCGGCACGGCGTCGCGGAGCGCGTGACGCACTGGTTGTGGGCGCTCGCGATGCTCGTGCTCGTGATGAGCGGGCTGCAGATCTTCAACGCGGCGCCGTACCTCGATGCCTCCGACAAGAGCAACCCGCAGCGGCGCGTGCTCGCCATCGACGCCGAGATGCGCAACGGGGTCCCGGTCGGGACGACGCGCGTCTTCGGGCTGACGTTCAACACGACGCACCTGCTCGGCTACACCAACGACGGGATGAACGGTGAGAGCCCGCGCGCGTTCCCGGCCTGGCTCACGCTCCCCGGACCGCAGGACCTCGCCGACGGCCGCCGCTGGCACCTCTTCTTCGCGTGGGCGCTGTTCGTCGCGCTGGTCGTGTACCTGATCTCGGCAGCGATGCGCGGAACCTTGCGCGAGCTGGTCCTGCGCCCGTCGGATCTGCCCAAACTGTTGCCGATGCAGGCATACTATTTCCGCCTGCGTCGCGAGCCTCCGCCGCACGGCACGTACAACCCGCTGCAGAAAGCCGCGTACACCGTGGTGCTGTTCGTGTTCTTCCCGCTCATCATCGTCACCGGATTGGCGCTCTCGCCGGGCGTCGACGCCGCCATGCCGTGGCTGACGCCTCTGCTGGGCGGCCGCCAATTCGCGCGGGCGTGGCATTTCGTGCTGATGGCGCTGCTGGTCGGGTACTTCGCGACGCATATGGTGCTCGTACTGAGCACCGGACTTTGGAACAACATGGTGTCGATGATCACCGGTTGGTATCGGCTCAAAGACCACGACGGAGTCGGACCGTGA
- a CDS encoding molybdopterin-dependent oxidoreductase, whose protein sequence is MNRRIFIASSLASLGLTACGPVKEGLTNGPFRGALLSAENLNHAVFGTHGTAREYADADVDRDFRVNGLDTPSDSRYAGLAKAQFAEYRLAVDGLVDRPQQFTLAQLRAAGDRTQITRHDCVEGWSAIGKWRGTPLARVLAMAQPKANARYCVFHCFDVDQSGTPYYESLDLHQAAHPQTLLALDLNDKPLDADHGAPVRLRVPTQLGYKSAKWVSRIELVAGYENIGSGSGGYWEDQGYEWYAGI, encoded by the coding sequence GTGAACCGCAGGATCTTCATCGCCTCATCGCTCGCGTCGTTGGGTTTGACGGCATGCGGGCCGGTGAAGGAGGGGCTGACCAACGGTCCGTTCCGCGGCGCGCTGCTCTCCGCCGAAAACCTCAATCACGCGGTCTTCGGAACGCACGGGACGGCGCGCGAGTACGCCGACGCCGACGTCGATCGTGATTTTCGCGTCAACGGACTCGACACGCCGAGCGACAGCCGCTACGCGGGATTGGCGAAGGCGCAGTTCGCCGAGTATCGGCTCGCCGTCGACGGCCTCGTCGACCGGCCGCAGCAGTTCACGCTCGCCCAGCTGCGCGCTGCCGGCGACCGCACGCAGATCACGCGGCACGACTGCGTCGAAGGCTGGAGCGCGATCGGCAAGTGGCGCGGCACGCCGCTCGCGAGGGTGCTCGCGATGGCCCAGCCCAAAGCGAACGCGCGTTACTGCGTGTTCCACTGCTTCGACGTCGATCAGAGCGGGACGCCGTACTACGAATCGCTCGATCTGCACCAAGCCGCCCATCCGCAGACGCTGCTCGCGCTCGATCTCAACGACAAGCCGCTCGACGCCGATCACGGCGCGCCGGTGCGTCTGCGCGTCCCTACCCAGCTCGGCTACAAGAGCGCGAAGTGGGTGAGCCGGATCGAACTCGTCGCCGGCTACGAAAACATCGGCAGCGGCAGCGGCGGCTATTGGGAAGATCAGGGCTACGAATGGTACGCCGGAATTTGA
- a CDS encoding GMC oxidoreductase, producing MTYDLIIIGTGAGGGTLLHALAPTGLRMLVLERGGHLPREKENWNPASLFVDERYTADERWIDADGKPFRPGIHYYVGGNTKFYGAALLRMRARDFERVEHAGGVSPAWPIGYDELEPYYTRAEHLYRVHGERGADPTESPASAPYAHPPVSDEPRVAEFRADLRAQGLHPFPLPMAIMLDEARPERSACIRCDTCDGFPCLVEAKADADVIAVRPSFAYDNVTLLTGAYAARLLTSPSGREIAGVVVERGGATETYAAHVVVVAAGAVNSAALLLRSADERHPAGIANGSGVVGRHYMCHNNSAFVAISKKRNPTKFQKTLGLNDFYWGSPEFPHPMGHIQMLGKSHAAEFRGDAPAFAPGIALAQLAEHALDLWITSEDLPEPQNRVTVARDGTIGLHYSANNVDAHQRLIAKLKELLERAGCERHLLPNALYLGKKIPIAGVAHQNGTVRFGTDPATSALDVNCKAHELDNLYVVDGSFFVSSSAVNPALTIMANALRVGAHLAARFGAAETAHAA from the coding sequence ATGACCTACGACCTGATCATCATCGGAACCGGTGCGGGCGGAGGCACCCTGCTCCATGCGCTCGCGCCGACCGGCCTGCGCATGCTGGTGCTCGAACGCGGAGGGCATCTCCCCCGCGAGAAAGAGAACTGGAATCCCGCCTCGCTGTTCGTGGACGAGCGGTACACCGCCGACGAACGCTGGATCGACGCCGACGGAAAGCCGTTCCGGCCCGGCATCCACTACTACGTTGGCGGCAACACGAAGTTCTACGGCGCGGCGCTGCTGCGCATGCGCGCCCGCGATTTCGAACGCGTCGAGCACGCCGGCGGCGTCTCCCCGGCGTGGCCGATCGGCTACGACGAGCTCGAGCCGTACTACACGCGGGCGGAGCATCTCTACCGCGTGCACGGCGAACGTGGCGCCGACCCGACGGAATCACCGGCGAGCGCGCCGTACGCGCACCCGCCGGTCAGCGACGAACCGCGCGTCGCCGAATTCCGCGCCGATCTTCGCGCGCAGGGCCTGCATCCGTTTCCGCTGCCGATGGCGATCATGCTCGACGAAGCGCGGCCCGAACGCAGCGCGTGCATCCGGTGCGACACGTGCGACGGCTTTCCGTGCCTGGTCGAGGCGAAGGCCGATGCCGACGTGATCGCGGTGCGCCCCTCGTTCGCCTACGATAACGTCACCCTGCTCACCGGCGCCTACGCGGCGCGGCTGCTCACGTCGCCGTCGGGGCGCGAGATCGCCGGCGTCGTCGTCGAGCGCGGCGGCGCGACGGAAACCTATGCGGCGCACGTCGTCGTCGTCGCGGCGGGTGCGGTCAATTCCGCGGCGCTCCTGCTGCGCTCGGCCGACGAGCGCCATCCCGCCGGGATCGCGAACGGTTCGGGCGTCGTCGGCCGCCACTACATGTGCCACAACAACAGCGCGTTCGTCGCGATCTCGAAGAAGCGCAACCCGACGAAGTTTCAGAAGACGCTCGGGCTCAACGACTTCTATTGGGGATCGCCGGAGTTCCCGCATCCGATGGGTCACATCCAGATGCTCGGCAAGTCGCACGCGGCGGAGTTTCGCGGCGATGCACCCGCGTTCGCTCCGGGGATCGCGCTCGCGCAGCTCGCCGAGCACGCGCTCGATCTGTGGATCACCTCGGAGGATCTGCCCGAGCCGCAGAATCGCGTCACCGTCGCGCGCGATGGTACGATCGGCCTGCACTATAGCGCCAACAACGTCGACGCGCACCAGCGGCTCATCGCAAAGCTCAAGGAACTGCTCGAACGGGCCGGCTGCGAGCGGCACCTACTGCCCAACGCGCTCTATCTCGGCAAGAAGATCCCGATCGCCGGCGTCGCGCACCAGAACGGAACGGTCCGCTTCGGAACCGATCCGGCGACCTCGGCGCTCGACGTCAACTGCAAGGCGCACGAACTCGACAACCTCTACGTCGTCGACGGAAGCTTCTTCGTCTCGAGCAGCGCGGTGAATCCGGCGCTGACGATCATGGCCAACGCGCTGCGCGTCGGCGCGCACCTCGCCGCGCGCTTCGGCGCGGCGGAGACGGCCCATGCTGCCTGA
- a CDS encoding amylo-alpha-1,6-glucosidase, with protein sequence MLPELDRAACAEPAVAEAREWIVTNGLGGFASGTVAGTLTRRYHGLLFAARTPPVGRTLLCPKIDVDLEYDGATYALANDRWASGALAPAGAVHLIGFRLDGAMPVWTYACGDAVLERGIWMEHDTNRTYVAHRVVRARKPLRIMAHAFANHRDLHGTTHAGDWRMRVETTADGITVTPFAGAAVLRLRSDRGTFCAEHSWYRDFAYACERERGLDDREDHLRVATFDAIVAAGEWFTIAIADHALPPVDAADALARAANRTQMLAGAWRAEHGAAAEEAPPWVAPLVLAADQFVVRRPLPDDPEALSLIAGYPWFGDWGRDTAIALPGIALATGRPAIARTILHTFGRFVDGGMLPNFFPDGGEAAEYNTVDAALWYVEALRRCVLACGDAATLTSLFPVVRLIVAHYTAGTRYGIAVDPRDGLLRAGERGVQLTWMDAKVGEWVVTPRIGKPVEVNALWINALRACAYFAQLLGEDPMPFAEAATQAEASFERFWDEERGWCRDVIDGPGGDDPALRPNQLFAVALPIDVLDARRRRAIVDACAAHLWTPEGLRSLDPRDPAYQGRYGGDQRARDGAYHQGTVWRWLAGPFAIAHLRAYGDPAAAEALLAIAAEGLTAGAIGTLGEIADGDPPFAARGAIAQAWSVAALLDAWQTIAETRRAPGYVSSPSVLVGTDRR encoded by the coding sequence ATGCTGCCTGAACTCGATCGCGCTGCGTGCGCGGAGCCGGCCGTCGCCGAGGCGCGCGAATGGATCGTCACCAACGGATTGGGCGGATTTGCGTCGGGGACCGTCGCCGGGACGCTGACGCGGCGCTATCACGGTCTGCTGTTCGCGGCGCGCACGCCGCCGGTCGGGCGCACCCTGCTGTGCCCGAAGATCGACGTCGACCTCGAATACGACGGCGCGACGTATGCGCTCGCCAACGACCGCTGGGCGAGCGGTGCGCTCGCACCCGCAGGCGCGGTGCACCTCATCGGGTTTCGGCTCGACGGCGCGATGCCGGTGTGGACCTACGCGTGCGGCGACGCCGTCCTCGAACGCGGCATATGGATGGAACATGACACGAACCGGACGTACGTCGCGCATCGCGTCGTCCGCGCGCGCAAGCCGCTGCGGATCATGGCGCACGCCTTCGCGAACCATCGCGACCTGCACGGCACGACGCACGCGGGCGACTGGCGGATGCGGGTCGAGACCACCGCCGACGGGATCACGGTGACCCCCTTTGCCGGCGCCGCCGTCCTGCGGCTCCGCAGTGACCGCGGCACGTTCTGCGCGGAGCACTCGTGGTATCGCGACTTCGCGTACGCGTGCGAGCGCGAACGCGGCCTCGACGACCGCGAAGACCATCTGCGCGTCGCCACCTTCGACGCGATTGTCGCCGCGGGCGAGTGGTTCACCATCGCGATCGCCGACCATGCGTTGCCGCCGGTCGACGCCGCCGACGCGCTCGCGCGCGCCGCTAACCGCACGCAGATGCTGGCCGGCGCGTGGCGGGCGGAACACGGCGCGGCGGCCGAAGAAGCGCCCCCGTGGGTCGCGCCGCTCGTCCTCGCGGCCGATCAGTTCGTCGTGCGGCGGCCTTTGCCCGACGATCCCGAGGCGCTCTCGCTGATCGCCGGCTATCCCTGGTTCGGAGACTGGGGCCGCGACACCGCGATCGCTCTCCCGGGGATCGCGCTGGCGACGGGACGCCCCGCGATCGCGCGGACGATCCTGCACACGTTCGGGCGCTTCGTCGACGGCGGGATGCTGCCCAACTTCTTCCCCGACGGCGGCGAGGCGGCGGAGTACAACACCGTCGACGCGGCACTCTGGTACGTCGAAGCGCTGCGCCGCTGCGTGCTCGCCTGCGGCGACGCCGCCACGCTGACATCGCTCTTTCCGGTCGTCCGTTTGATCGTCGCGCACTACACCGCGGGCACGCGTTACGGGATCGCCGTCGACCCGCGCGACGGCCTCTTGCGCGCGGGTGAGCGGGGCGTGCAGCTGACGTGGATGGATGCGAAAGTCGGCGAGTGGGTGGTCACGCCGCGCATCGGCAAGCCCGTCGAAGTGAACGCGCTGTGGATCAACGCGCTGCGTGCGTGCGCGTACTTCGCGCAATTGCTCGGCGAGGATCCGATGCCGTTCGCCGAGGCGGCGACGCAGGCTGAAGCGAGCTTCGAGCGTTTTTGGGATGAGGAGCGCGGCTGGTGCCGCGACGTCATCGACGGCCCCGGCGGCGACGATCCGGCGCTGCGCCCCAACCAGCTCTTCGCCGTCGCTCTGCCGATCGACGTCCTCGACGCGCGCCGCCGGCGCGCGATCGTCGACGCCTGCGCCGCGCACCTGTGGACGCCGGAGGGTCTGCGGAGCCTCGACCCGCGCGATCCCGCCTATCAGGGCCGCTACGGCGGCGACCAGCGGGCGCGCGACGGCGCGTACCATCAGGGAACCGTGTGGCGCTGGCTCGCCGGCCCGTTCGCGATCGCGCACCTGCGCGCGTACGGCGACCCCGCTGCGGCCGAAGCGCTGCTCGCGATCGCGGCGGAGGGGTTGACCGCCGGTGCGATCGGGACGCTCGGCGAGATCGCCGACGGCGATCCGCCGTTTGCGGCGCGCGGGGCGATCGCGCAGGCCTGGAGCGTCGCGGCGCTGCTCGACGCCTGGCAGACGATCGCGGAGACGCGCCGCGCGCCAGGGTACGTTTCGAGCCCGAGCGTACTCGTCGGAACCGACCGGCGATGA
- a CDS encoding HAD family hydrolase: protein MAFAFDDTLTPPGDAQRVLHELDALGVPVAVLVRDADEAARATAPPLAYAGPVVTAPHDGAGAPAAEAVGALAARFGLPPECIWYLTGRERGDAQAASAAGAHGVYLERIDDALEALREPYTRSALNLRYIMRTVLKW from the coding sequence GTGGCCTTCGCTTTTGACGATACGCTGACGCCGCCCGGCGACGCGCAGCGCGTCCTGCACGAACTCGACGCGCTCGGCGTCCCGGTCGCGGTGCTCGTGCGCGACGCCGACGAGGCCGCGCGCGCGACCGCGCCGCCGCTCGCGTATGCCGGCCCCGTCGTCACCGCGCCGCACGACGGCGCCGGAGCCCCGGCCGCCGAGGCGGTGGGCGCGCTCGCGGCGCGCTTCGGCCTGCCGCCGGAGTGCATCTGGTACCTCACGGGGCGGGAGCGCGGCGACGCGCAGGCCGCGTCGGCGGCCGGCGCGCATGGCGTCTACCTCGAGCGGATCGACGACGCGCTGGAGGCCCTGCGCGAGCCATACACGCGCTCGGCGCTGAACCTGCGCTACATCATGCGGACCGTGCTAAAGTGGTGA
- a CDS encoding Crp/Fnr family transcriptional regulator has translation MVENTVWYLKRNRLFDRISDEVVTGCSGLFVQRTFPKRSVLFEQGDPARMVYLLKRGKVRISRTTPDGKEITMAILADGDLFGEEIVFGENLVRSTQATCLEESYLCMSRMQDLYGIMSRNPLIALNVAKYLLEQRDDALNAVGEIASLKVHERLLKLFERLAADHGVATDGGTKVDVRLTHAQIASLVGSTRETVTLELSNLVRTGRLVADGHFFVVPHAVGV, from the coding sequence ATGGTCGAGAACACCGTCTGGTATCTCAAGCGCAATCGGCTGTTCGATCGCATCAGCGACGAGGTCGTCACGGGCTGTTCCGGGCTGTTCGTGCAGCGCACCTTTCCCAAGCGCTCGGTGCTTTTCGAGCAAGGCGATCCCGCGCGGATGGTCTACCTGCTCAAGCGCGGGAAGGTGCGGATCAGCCGCACCACCCCCGACGGCAAGGAGATCACGATGGCGATCCTGGCTGACGGCGACCTGTTCGGCGAAGAGATCGTGTTCGGCGAGAACCTGGTGCGCTCGACGCAAGCGACGTGTCTGGAGGAATCGTACCTCTGCATGTCGCGGATGCAGGACCTCTACGGGATCATGTCGCGCAACCCGCTGATCGCGCTCAACGTCGCGAAGTACTTGCTAGAGCAGCGCGACGACGCGCTCAACGCGGTCGGAGAGATCGCCTCGCTCAAGGTGCACGAGCGACTGCTCAAGCTCTTCGAACGGCTCGCCGCCGATCACGGCGTCGCGACCGACGGCGGGACGAAGGTCGACGTGCGCTTGACGCACGCGCAGATCGCCTCGCTCGTCGGCAGCACCCGCGAAACGGTGACGCTCGAACTCTCCAACCTCGTGCGCACCGGCCGGCTCGTCGCCGACGGGCACTTCTTCGTCGTGCCGCACGCCGTCGGCGTGTAA